A genome region from Brassica oleracea var. oleracea cultivar TO1000 chromosome C2, BOL, whole genome shotgun sequence includes the following:
- the LOC106327330 gene encoding urea-proton symporter DUR3 gives MARPARCPPFDFSAKYYHGGGSECERQENFFDDSTRLDQSVGYAVIHGFGAFFAVFTSFLVWLEKRYVGARHTSEWFNTAGRNVKTGLIASVIVSQWTWAATILQSSNVAWKYGVSGPFWYASGASIQVLLFGVMAIEIKRKAPNAHTVCEIVKARWGTATHIVFLVFCLTTNVVVTAMLLLGGSAVVNALTGVNIYAASFLIPVGVVVYTLAGGLKATFLASYVHSVIVHVVLVIFVYLVYTLSSELGSPSVVYDRLIDMAAKSRTCAEPHSHIGQSCGPVDGNYRGSYVTMLSSGGAVFGLINIVGNFGTVFVDNGYWVSAIAARPSATHKGYLLGGLVWFAVPFSLATSLGLGALALDLPITKDEADRGLVPLATAIALMGKTGSMLLLTMLFMAVTSAGSSELIAVSSLFTYDIYRTYINPKATGKQILRVSRSGVLGFGCLMGILAVILNKVGVSLAWMYLAMGVLIGSAVIPIAFMLLWRKANAIGAILGSISGCVLGIVTWLSTAKIQYGRVDLDTTARNAPMLAGNLVAILTGGLIHAVCSLVQPQNYDWSTTREIKLVEDGASGDVNDVPLEELREEKLKRAKAWIVRWGLVFTLVIVVIWPVLSLPARVFSRGYFWFWAVVAIAWGTIGSIVIVGLPLIESWGTIKSVCMGLFTNDRLMDKLDDLNHRLRALTMAVPEAERIYLLELEKTKKTDEERSI, from the exons ATGGCCAGGCCCGCTCGGTGTCCTCCTTTCGACTTCTCGGCGAAATATTACCATGGTGGCGGAAGCGAATGCGAGAGGCAGGAAAACTTCTTCGACGATTCGACGAGGCTTGATCAAAGTGTTGGCTACGCCGTTATTCACGGTTTTGGTGCTTTCTTTGCCGTCTTCACATCTTTTCTG GTTTGGTTAGAAAAACGATATGTTGGCGCTCGACACACCTCTGAATGGTTCAATACAGCCGGAAGAAACGTCAAGACAGGACTTATTGCAAGCGTTATCGTATCACAG TGGACATGGGCTGCGACGATACTGCAAAGTTCAAACGTAGCATGGAAGTATGGTGTTAGTGGACCGTTCTGGTACGCTAGTGGAGCCTCCATACAG GTACTCTTGTTCGGTGTGATGGCGATTGAGATAAAAAGAAAAGCTCCTAATGCTCACACGGTCTGCGAAATCGTGAAGGCTCG TTGGGGAACCGCAACACATATAGTGTTCTTGGTATTTTGTCTGACGACAAACGTGGTAGTGACGGCAATGCTTTTGCTCGGTGGCTCGGCCGTGGTCAATGCCCTCACTGGAGTAAATATATACGCCGCAAGCTTCCTCATTCCTGTAGGCGTCGTTGTCTATACTTTGGCAGGAGGACTAAAAGCTACTTTCCTCGCAAGCTATGTTCATTCTGTCATAG TTCACGTGGTTTTAGTCATCTTTGTATATCTGGTCTACACTTTGAGTAGTGAGCTTGGGAGTCCATCTGTGGTCTATGACCGGTTAATAGACATGGCCGCTAAGTCAAGGACATGCGCGGAGCCACACTCACACATCGGCCAATCTTGCGGTCCTGTCGACGGCAACTACAGAGGCTCCTATGTCACCATGTTGAGCTCTGGTGGTGCTGTCTTCGGTCTGATCAACATTGTCGGAAACTTCGGCACTGTCTTCGTAGACAAT GGTTATTGGGTGAGTGCAATAGCTGCTAGACCTTCAGCAACTCACAAGGGGTATTTGCTTGGTGGACTCGTGTGGTTCGCTGTGCCATTCTCTTTAGCAACCTCGTTAGGCCTCGGCGCACTTGCCCTCGACTTGCCTATAACCAAAGATGAGGCTGATCGAGGTCTAGTACCGCTTGCTACTGCCATTGCTCTCATGGGTAAAACAGGATCCATGCTTCTTCTCACTATGCTTTTCAT GGCCGTAACATCTGCTGGTTCTTCTGAGCTAATCGCGGTCTCATCCCTTTTCACTTACGACATCTACCGAACATACATAAACCCTAAAGCAACCGGTAAACAGATATTGAGAGTCTCAAGATCCGGGGTTCTCGGATTCGGATGTCTCATGGGGATCCTTGCAGTGATCTTGAACAAAGTTGGGGTTTCACTCGCATGGATGTATCTCGCAATGGGAGTTCTCATCGGCTCTGCCGTTATTCCCATCGCGTTCATGCTTTTGTGGAGAAAAGCTAATGCAATTGGTGCGATTCTTGGGTCGATCTCTGGCTGTGTTCTTGGGATCGTTACTTGGTTATCAACCGCAAAGATACAATACGGACGCGTTGATCTTGATACCACAGCGAGAAATGCTCCGATGTTAGCTGGCAACCTCGTTGCGATTCTAACAG GAGGATTGATCCATGCGGTGTGCAGTCTAGTCCAGCCACAGAATTATGATTGGTCGACGACAAGAGAGATCAAATTGGTGGAAGATGGGGCTTCAGGGGACGTAAATGATGTTCCTTTGGAGGAGCTAAGAGAAGAGAAGCTGAAAAGAGCCAAAGCTTGGATTGTTAGATGGGGTCTTGTCTTCACTCTCGTCATTGTTGTTATCTGGCCAGTTCTCTCCCTCCCAGCCC GTGTATTTAGCAGAGGATATTTCTGGTTCTGGGCAGTTGTGGCTATAGCTTGGGGAACAATAGGATCAATTGTGATAGTTGGTTTGCCTTTGATCGAAAGCTGGGGAACGATCAAGAGCGTTTGTATGGGACTGTTCACTAACGATAGGTTAATGGACAAGCTTGATGACTTGAACCATAGGTTACGAGCTTTAACCATGGCTGTACCGGAAGCTGAGAGGATTTATTTGCTCGAACTCGAGAAGACAAAGAAAACCGATGAAGAAAGATCAATATGA